TCCTGAACTGTTCCTTGGGATCCCTATTTGCAGgcagttttgtttagtttttgtaaAACTGTCAGAAACTCACTGAGGTAATAAGCTCTTTCGGTTGTGTTTGATGTGAacttattttttgtttgaacATATTTAAGATAATTGGTTTGTTTAATcccctatttatttatttatttatttttttatttttaaagtgtttgttttaaaatgtggcTTTTGAAGAATCTTGTCAAacttatgccaaattacagagTTGTCAAAAAAGGCTATACAGAAGTAGCAAGTTAATGGGACTATTTTGTTCTATGggtatgaaaatgtttttggataAAACATGAAATCTTATCTCCTGCTTCCCGGCACCCCCATCAGCtcgttctctctctcctcctcaggTCCAGAGACTATGATGGTTTCctgtcctctctcctcctcccagAGAAGGCACGGCGCTCTTCTCTGGCTCTGAGGGCCTTTAATGTGGAGCTGGCACAGGCAGGTATTGGTACAATCAGGCTGAATGCAGAATGATTACTGATAATACTGCTGTTTTTCTACTACTTGCGTCACTGCCGCTGCTGCTACTGTTATACCGCCACTATTCCTGACTATCCTCTATCCTGACTTTCctcttgtttaaaaataaaaaagaaaggaatttTATGAAATCCTTGCAGTGGCTAATTTCAGATCCTTGTCCTTCTCAAACTGGCTCGTCAACCATTTGTTTTGCTCATTTGTTTCTCTACAAGGTGAAGGACTCTGTTTCCCAAAAGACCATTGGTTTGATGCGAATGCAGTTTTGGAAGACGGCTATAGAAGAAATCTACAGAGATGAGCCTCCGAACCAACCAGTCAGCACCGAGCTGTGGAGGGTAAATATTAGCTAGCAGAATACAAAGAATTATAAGGTGTATTTTCTTCATGTTAGCAATATGTAGCGGAAACACTGTCAGAATGTTGGATGTcttatttcagttttaaatgTGCCATGCAATGTGTcggttttctgtgtttctgtcccTCGGCTTCAATTAGCTGAGGGGCGCTAAGCCGAATCAGTGTTGCACCTCAGCTAATTAACAGTCTGGATGGTGTTTTTCAGGCAGTGAGGACAcataaactgacaaagagatgGCTGCTGAGGATCATAACAGAAAGAGTAAGACAAAATTAAGATGTTCATTAAATTCAAATTGCTGTACGTTTAAATTGTGATATAATAAATGAAGCTGCTGATGAGTGAAACTGAACACGAATAACCACTTAAATGTGACAATAAAAACTTGTCTTtgcatacattttccttttttcctttttaatttattatttttgctttgtgggTTACCTACAAGACCTGTCAGATGTTTGCATCCTGTGCCATTGGAGGTTAAATAATTCCTTATTTTAATGGAATTAAAAACTAAACTTGCCAGCTGCTATTTAgtgtaattaaaaatgtaaaaaatgacatttctgttattaaaactttctgttttacCAGGAAAAGGACTTGGATGACAGAGCCTACAGGAACCTTCAGGAGCTGGAGGCGTATTCAGAGAACACACAGTCATCCTTGATGTACCTCCTGCTGGAGTGTTTAGGTAAGAAACTGTGTTGATAGCTAAAAGACTAACAGTACCAGTAGTTATACATTGAGGGGTGTCCTGAGTCCCTCCTAAAGACCTTTATCTGGGCATATCCATCCATATTTTATGGGTCATTATTGGCTGAAACAAATCCAGTCAAAATCCagtagtttctttttttcagctctGCTGTGTGTTGTCACTTCAGCGTGCCCGTGTGGCTGCAGGTTTCTTTAATCACAGCCGGATTCTGCACAGCAGCATTTCACTGGATATGAGAGTAAAAGTTAACAGAgtgtgaaaagggaaaaattaTCTGGTCACACCAGTGATTGTCTCTGCTCTGACAGCTGTGCCGGCCTAAACCAGCTTTTCTAACCCTCTTAGCAAATTCACAAGTTTCATTTTAGCCAGCACAAATTCTCCTTTTCACCATTTAAGCTAATAAGTTTTCCAATGAAAAACTTAAATATAGGTCAAAATAAATGGTCTGTTGTTCAATTTGTCTTCTTTCTGCATTCTGTATCCTGCCAAATATTGTTTCTGGTGTTTTGTGCTGGTGGAATCATCATTCTGTAATACCAGCAGACCCCTCCCTCTAACTGTGTCACATTGTGAGTCACATTCTTCTAGATGGTGAGAAGTAAATATGCCAGGAGGCTAGAAGAAGGCTGTGGCTATTACTCTAATGTGCCAAATACATATTTAATTAACATTGAAGTAAATCTATAGGTGTCAGATTGGATTATGAATTGGAGACATCCAAAATGAAAGGATTAGAATTGGGCCCCTCAAAATGAGAAAAGTTGTCCGTTTTAGATACTTTAATTTGTGTACTTTGGTGTTACGAAAAAAAATTAATGGTTttgatccacacagcatttttttctatttttaatttcCAGAAGAAAACCATGGTTTTGCCTCAAGTGAGGAGTGTGATTTACCTGTGAAAATGAATTATAGTAGGTGATGCCAAACTGTGTGGCTGTCTTTCTTTGCAGGTGTCAAAAATGTCCATGCAGACCACGCAGCGAGTCACATCGGTAAAGCTCAGGGAATCGTAACATGTCTGAGAGCGACTCCTTATCACAGCAGCCGACGGAAAGTCTACCTGCCCATGGACATCTGCATGTTGGTGAGTTGaactttttctttgatttcaggCCCGAAGGAGCGATTTTACCAAAACTTGGGTGAGGTTTGAGCTGCAGCTGTTGAGAATTTGATGAAGGTGACACGTCTGATAAACTGTGGTTTTGTTGACCCAAATCAAACCCAGGAAATCAACAAATTCAGGACTTGAgccaaatgattttttttggcATCATCATCAGCAGATTAATGTgcctttgttatttatttattgtgttaaATTCATTTCTCAAAAGTCTTACCCCTGTGTTAACCTTAACTTTGCCTTACTCAGGCAACTAAATCAAGTCCCGTGaaaatcagtttattttgtgtgttatccaagcaggatttttaaaatttagatTAACATCGCATCCAGTTTAGAAACCAATCATGGTCCAGTTTACACTAGAGTGGTGTGAAAACTTGAAGCCTGAATTGCATACAAACTTTGCAAGGCTTTTTCAGAAGGCATGGATGTAATTTAAGCATTTCTAGCCTTGTAACAGAAACCTAAGAGTGCTTTCAGTGAAGGATCTTTTAAGTGCTACTTCATATTTAGCTGAGTCTGAATCTTCCTCACAAAAGTAACATAAGGCAATCCCACACATGCCAGCAAACATTTGACCGACTCATGGCATGACATGTTGTCAGGTGACGTTCTTGTTGGAACAGTATTGAAATTTTTGTCCACCATAAAccgaaaacaaaacagtgaggCATTGTTACACAACAACAATATGGCAAAACCCTCCTAGTTTGCATATTTGCACGCACAGCAGAAAACAAATGACACTTCAAACAATTTGCATCCACACGCTGAGCCATCTGTCACACACTccgaacaacaacaacccaGCGATGCAGAGGGAGCCAGGATGCGCTGGGGTGTATTTACTGTGCAGATGCGTTTGGACTGTTGAGTGTAGCGTGCAGGTGCTGCCCTTAAAATCTTCAGCTGCTGAAGACCTGAGGCCTTGTGAGAAAACCTACCTCATGTCATCTCCCTCTGCTGCCTTAAGAGGGCGCTGGTGGTGTGCTGTAATACTCTGCACATGTACACATGCACACTTCAGCTCATATTTTCCATGCAGGGTGACTTGCACATCACTAATGAACTAACAAAACGTTATAATGTAATGTTCCCTTAATTAGCAAACAGGAGTTGAATTTCTAGGACACAGCAGGCAGGCATGATGGAATAAATTGTCCCGATACTCGAACGATCACTCATGTTTAAAAAAGCACAAGGGGAGCAAGTTGAGGAGGGAAAAGGGGCTGATAAGTAGACTGAAGAGCCAATTTTGTTGAAACAGTCAATCAAATCACTGCAAAAAATCACAAGGGgatctgattatttttttgaTGCAACATTCATCTTTTGAATTACcataaaatcttttcttttttgtttctatttACAAAGATTTGCCTGATTGaatttaattacatttcagTTCATATATCAGTCTTAAGATTTAATTAATTACCACAatataatattaaaacttaattGTTAACCTCTgcttttttggttttgctgGATAGGAAGGATGGAGCACAAAAGCAGGACAAAAACTTTTATGTTTTACCAAATTATATTGAAGAGCAACAGAAAATGCTTTTCCAACACAGCTCACTGGTTAAGCTGGATTTATAGTACTGTTAGAACAACACACCACAGCCTGATGAGAACCTTCGTAGTTAAGTCACACATTGCACTTACACAGGCTTTAATAACTCTGATTGGTCTTCATGGTTGTAATATGCCACATAAACACGGTTTATTGATTGACACAGGGATAATGTTTCTGTTCAACTAAGTCTAATGGGCTGTAATTGTATCTAATTTGTTCAAATTGCTGTTACAATAGCTGCTGTTCTtcccaaaaaaatatttttaaagctcTTGACTATCCGTGTGTAGGTTCCAGTGGATCTAAGAGGTCTGCTCTCTTTTACTGCGTtttagtttaaataaatatttcatatttatttgctTGTGAAATTATTAGGTTAGATGAGGTAACAACCCTCTTTCCAGGTCCAATCACCTGGATTAGTTAGAAACCGACAGTGTATGCTACAGCTGATGGGCTCGCGTTGTTCTCCAATGACTCTTTGGCCAAATAAGATTTCAGGGTCGGCATGAAGCTTAGGATCAAAACTTTTTCACAGCAAGTAATCCAAACCACACAGCAGCATATTAATGACTTCCTTTGTGTTATGGATGGGCTAATTTCACAAGCTCTGGCATTTATCTTTGCCTGCTGAGCATCCTTATGTATATTTATGGAGGAAAATTTAACCTTCATCCTAGAGCTTCGCTGTGCTAATGTACTAGTCTAAAAAACACTTTGTAGCTACCCACAAGATGGCACATTGTTATGTCAGCCAACTGCAGTGACTCTCCAAATGTCATTGGTAATTAGGTTTTAGTCTTTAACATGTCCAAAGTTATAATTGTGGTGTCACAGTCTTCACAGTCTTGTGAAAATGAGAACCAAAACTGAATTCACCCCATAATTCAGAAACTTGTAAAGCCACCACTAGTAGtatcattttctgtatgactttatcagcaTCTCAAATCATTGTTGAGGAATTTGTTTGCAGCATtatttcagttcattgaggtttgcacaTTTCTGTTCACAGCTCTTTTGAGGTCCTGTTACAGCATTTCAGTCTGACTGTAGAGTTCTTTGGTATACAGAGCAGTTCAGTCAACCCACAATGCAgcaaacccaaatcatcacacctccaccaccgtgcttgacagctgCTATggggtgtttgtgctgatgcatcattaactgaggcctgcagagatgtagctcttgagttttttgcagtttctttcaCTGAGCAGTCAGACCTTGGAGTGAATTTGCTGGGGCGTCCTCtccttggcattgtgttaacacatacCTGAATGCGCCAAACTGGCAAACTGCCCAAACATCTGCCTTTTATACAGGTGCCCACACTTACTGATTATCAATTAAGTGCATGTGACTAACAGCACCTGTCACTTACTCTCTTAACTCCTTTGGAAGCTGTGTGAGTGTACCTAAGTTTTTTACCCCACTGCGGAGATTcctgaataaaatatttttttcacatgactgtaggCAAGTCATCTTTAGCTGTCACCTAGCTAGCTAATTTGCTGTTAACATCTGAATCGCCTCGATCtcataaaacctttttttttcacagacaACTGAAATGATTAATACTCAGTACTTTATCCGATACTTCATCCACTACATAGATCATTTTATCGGTTTGCACTTAATTGCGATCCGGGCGTCCGATTCTATCCAATCTTTTAAATCACGGTTAAAAACCTATTTGTTTAATCTCGCCTTTCCTGCTTGTTAATGCTCGCACCTGACTCTTAGACTtactctatttttctttatacatattttttatgGCTTgtgcttttactgtttttacttGATATGCATTTTATACTACCCCTGTGTATTAGTGGCATTGACCTGTGAGTATATTTGATACTTTGCTGAGGCCTTATAATACTCATGTTACTTCTCTGTCTCttatgttaagcactttggtataccgctggtttttaaatgtgctctataaataaagattgttgttgttgttgttgaacgaatttggactgtttttaACATTTGGGCCAACAAGCCCACAGTTGGCTAAGGAGCTGTGGTTCAGATTGTCCACAAATTgtaaggttggtggtttgatccccagACAGCATGTCACAGTACCTTTGGGCTTGGTTAAATCCTCcctcaaaaataaaaacttgatGTGTGTCATCTTTATGTGATGGCGAAAGCACCTTGTTaagtacaaaatgaaaatactATACA
This sequence is a window from Oreochromis aureus strain Israel breed Guangdong linkage group 11, ZZ_aureus, whole genome shotgun sequence. Protein-coding genes within it:
- the ndufaf6 gene encoding NADH dehydrogenase (ubiquinone) complex I, assembly factor 6 isoform X2, whose product is MLKGNMAAGVSVKHGLLCSKARLIYGLQRKISPYSVCIQRAAEIQSVRASSSTTGDSQHTEKYCLDLVRSRDYDGFLSSLLLPEKARRSSLALRAFNVELAQVKDSVSQKTIGLMRMQFWKTAIEEIYRDEPPNQPVSTELWRAVRTHKLTKRWLLRIITEREKDLDDRAYRNLQELEAYSENTQSSLMYLLLECLGVKNVHADHAASHIGKAQGIVTCLRATPYHSSRRKVYLPMDICMLHGASQEDFIRGSREQNIRDVVYDIASQAHVHLQHARSFSHNVPAAAAPAFLPTNYLNSVNTHNHNHGDDTDLTVVQMTIIGIFHNEGGVGGLSSQSEEGRF
- the ndufaf6 gene encoding NADH dehydrogenase (ubiquinone) complex I, assembly factor 6 isoform X3 yields the protein MLKGNMAAGVSVKHGLLCSKARLIYGLQRKISPYSVCIQRAAEIQSVRASSSTTGDSQHTEKYCLDLVRSRDYDGFLSSLLLPEKARRSSLALRAFNVELAQVKDSVSQKTIGLMRMQFWKTAIEEIYRDEPPNQPVSTELWRAVRTHKLTKRWLLRIITEREKDLDDRAYRNLQELEAYSENTQSSLMYLLLECLGVKNVHADHAASHIGKAQGIVTCLRATPYHSSRRKVYLPMDICMLHGASQEDFIRGSREQNIRDVVYDIASQAHVHLQHARSFSHNVPAAAAPAFLPTVVLEDYLHRVRRADFDVFHKSLQNRNPLLPIQLYIRSWKKTY
- the ndufaf6 gene encoding NADH dehydrogenase (ubiquinone) complex I, assembly factor 6 isoform X4; translated protein: MWSWHRQVKDSVSQKTIGLMRMQFWKTAIEEIYRDEPPNQPVSTELWRAVRTHKLTKRWLLRIITEREKDLDDRAYRNLQELEAYSENTQSSLMYLLLECLGVKNVHADHAASHIGKAQGIVTCLRATPYHSSRRKVYLPMDICMLHGASQEDFIRGSREQNIRDVVYDIASQAHVHLQHARSFSHNVPAAAAPAFLPTNYLNSVNTHNHNHGDDTDLTVVQMTIIGIFHNEETGKDAQATGITSSLRGLSRKVNTSFTRNGLRLVSVHREPQCFRKGATTVTFLLSAHS
- the ndufaf6 gene encoding NADH dehydrogenase (ubiquinone) complex I, assembly factor 6 isoform X5 produces the protein MWSWHRQVKDSVSQKTIGLMRMQFWKTAIEEIYRDEPPNQPVSTELWRAVRTHKLTKRWLLRIITEREKDLDDRAYRNLQELEAYSENTQSSLMYLLLECLGVKNVHADHAASHIGKAQGIVTCLRATPYHSSRRKVYLPMDICMLHGASQEDFIRGSREQNIRDVVYDIASQAHVHLQHARSFSHNVPAAAAPAFLPTVVLEDYLHRVRRADFDVFHKSLQNRNPLLPIQLYIRSWKKTY